One bacterium genomic region harbors:
- a CDS encoding lamin tail domain-containing protein encodes MKRVVAVWNIGIVGLLSFMPLQSFAVGSPSLVIREVYLGSPIDATDEYVVIHNNSNDVVDLQGVELEYKSATGKSWTRKAFVADPLSLSGHSDALFATKRDRQVAMSDGLAQAGGNLHVTVNGAVIDRLAWGTGDSPEGVSISAPKAGIALERECSDDDGVCVDSDNNSQDFSEKLVDASASQGNVPVNNPTGTGQPGKGSVDSVVIEDYAIEITELLPDPTSPQTDAKDEFIEIYNAGSGTATLTGWKLSDGKHSFSLDSVNLGAGEYRALYSRDTKLSLNNDGDQILLLRPSGETEFITPNYGKAKTATSFGATETGWGWLESASPGSVNAGLSLDQSPSKAKTSTSSKSKGGVKKSSAKSASAAKTGKLADGGVQSETNSDASAEDRPGVPWSWILAGLGSLTVGYGAYEYRPEILSFFTKLRAKLGAGK; translated from the coding sequence ATGAAGCGAGTAGTGGCCGTATGGAATATAGGTATTGTTGGATTGTTGAGTTTTATGCCACTTCAATCATTCGCCGTCGGGAGTCCGTCGCTGGTGATTCGTGAGGTTTATCTGGGTAGCCCAATCGATGCGACCGATGAATACGTGGTGATCCACAATAATAGCAATGATGTGGTTGATTTGCAGGGTGTGGAGTTAGAGTATAAGTCGGCGACTGGGAAGAGCTGGACTCGTAAGGCGTTCGTTGCCGATCCACTGTCCCTGTCTGGTCATAGCGACGCACTGTTTGCGACCAAGCGCGACCGTCAAGTTGCAATGAGCGATGGGTTAGCTCAGGCTGGTGGAAATCTGCATGTTACTGTGAATGGAGCAGTAATCGACCGGCTGGCTTGGGGTACTGGCGATAGTCCCGAGGGTGTATCCATCTCGGCACCAAAAGCTGGCATTGCCCTGGAGAGGGAGTGCTCGGATGATGATGGGGTCTGTGTTGACTCGGATAATAATAGTCAAGATTTTTCCGAAAAGTTAGTGGATGCATCTGCTTCTCAGGGGAATGTTCCGGTAAATAACCCTACTGGCACAGGTCAGCCTGGCAAAGGCAGTGTTGATAGTGTGGTTATCGAAGATTATGCGATTGAAATCACGGAGCTATTGCCGGATCCAACAAGCCCACAGACTGATGCAAAGGACGAATTTATCGAGATATACAACGCTGGATCAGGCACTGCCACATTGACAGGATGGAAGTTGTCGGATGGGAAACACTCTTTTTCACTTGACAGTGTGAACCTAGGCGCCGGTGAGTATCGTGCATTGTATTCGCGCGATACGAAACTATCACTCAACAATGATGGCGATCAGATTTTGCTTTTGCGACCAAGCGGCGAGACGGAATTTATAACGCCGAATTATGGTAAGGCGAAGACTGCCACGTCGTTTGGTGCGACCGAAACTGGCTGGGGATGGCTAGAGAGCGCAAGTCCAGGTAGTGTGAACGCGGGGTTAAGTCTTGACCAGAGCCCGAGTAAGGCGAAAACAAGCACGAGCAGCAAGTCTAAGGGAGGTGTTAAGAAGTCATCTGCCAAATCGGCAAGTGCAGCAAAGACCGGTAAGCTGGCAGATGGAGGTGTTCAGTCCGAGACGAATTCAGATGCTTCGGCTGAAGATCGACCAGGTGTCCCATGGTCATGGATACTAGCCGGATTGGGTTCTCTTACGGTAGGATATGGTGCATATGAATACAGACCAGAAATTCTTAGTTTCTTCACAAAGCTCCGAGCAAAGCTTGGCGCTGGGAAGTAA
- the tsaE gene encoding tRNA (adenosine(37)-N6)-threonylcarbamoyltransferase complex ATPase subunit type 1 TsaE, with the protein MALGSKFASILKPGDVVKFIGDLGGGKTTFIKGLAKGLGIEQTVTSPTYNIQRSYKIPSGGTLEHYDLYRLGDDKVLLQEMKEIIAAQDAIIVIEWADHFTQHLTQDRFVIKAEYIDEQTRRYELIATGESTAARLSTIKARLERLFNDSCIAYG; encoded by the coding sequence TTGGCGCTGGGAAGTAAGTTCGCAAGCATTCTGAAGCCTGGAGACGTAGTTAAGTTTATCGGCGATCTTGGTGGCGGTAAGACCACCTTTATCAAAGGGCTCGCGAAGGGGCTCGGCATCGAACAAACTGTGACGAGCCCGACCTACAACATTCAGCGCTCCTACAAAATTCCTTCCGGAGGCACACTCGAACACTATGATCTGTACCGGCTAGGAGACGACAAGGTTCTCTTACAAGAGATGAAAGAAATTATTGCTGCTCAGGATGCGATTATTGTGATCGAATGGGCGGATCATTTCACCCAACATCTCACACAAGATCGCTTCGTCATCAAGGCAGAATATATTGATGAGCAGACACGTCGGTATGAGCTTATAGCAACTGGAGAATCGACTGCTGCACGTTTGAGTACAATTAAAGCGCGCCTGGAGAGACTGTTCAATGATTCTTGCATTGCGTACGGATAA